One stretch of Micromonospora echinospora DNA includes these proteins:
- a CDS encoding FAS1-like dehydratase domain-containing protein, with the protein MTGSDADFRARLDALIGLTDPPRRAKDAITEAAIRIWCDAVGDENPAYQDPQWAARSVWGGIVAPATSLNMWTLPGNRRSHRHAESLDRVNEVLATRGFTSVAAVQTEHTHVRPLRPGDHLEQFPSIGAVSPEKSTRLGRGHFVDLVSDYRTVEGEPVGRVVLRMLRWNPATRTEVPATTGDRLARPVRPATAAPIDLPPAGTTGTLTAHLQPGYAADPLDERPYLVGSAELADGTRFSGDVAYLRPDLVHDGMPVVVAHRRTRDGQILPVLTAPRPERRTSTRTAAEVSIGQRLAPWPVPVTQLSIAALATATFDFNDVHLDRDAALERGARDVYMNILGSSALVNCYLTDWAGPEARVVDFRTRLAAQNHPGDTCTLDGVVTGLRPAHGGTQVTVDVRGTNSLGDHVIASATIALP; encoded by the coding sequence ATGACCGGCAGTGACGCGGATTTCCGCGCCCGACTCGACGCTCTGATCGGCCTCACCGACCCGCCACGCCGGGCCAAGGACGCGATCACCGAAGCAGCCATCCGCATCTGGTGCGACGCCGTCGGCGACGAGAACCCCGCGTACCAGGACCCCCAGTGGGCCGCCCGCTCCGTCTGGGGCGGCATCGTTGCCCCGGCGACCTCGCTGAACATGTGGACCCTGCCGGGCAACAGGCGCAGTCACCGCCACGCCGAGAGCCTCGACCGGGTCAACGAGGTCCTCGCCACGCGCGGGTTCACCTCGGTGGCCGCGGTGCAGACGGAGCACACCCACGTACGCCCGCTGCGCCCCGGCGACCACCTGGAGCAGTTCCCCTCCATCGGCGCGGTCTCCCCCGAGAAGTCCACCCGGCTCGGCCGTGGCCACTTCGTCGACCTCGTCAGCGACTACCGCACCGTCGAGGGCGAACCGGTCGGGCGGGTCGTCCTGCGGATGCTGCGCTGGAACCCGGCGACCCGGACCGAGGTCCCGGCGACGACCGGGGACCGCCTCGCCCGCCCCGTACGCCCGGCCACTGCCGCCCCGATCGACCTGCCGCCCGCCGGCACCACCGGCACCCTGACCGCGCACCTGCAACCCGGCTACGCCGCCGACCCCCTCGACGAGCGGCCCTACCTCGTCGGCAGCGCCGAACTCGCCGACGGGACCCGCTTCAGCGGAGACGTCGCGTACCTGCGCCCCGACCTCGTGCACGACGGCATGCCGGTCGTCGTGGCGCACCGACGCACCCGCGACGGCCAGATCCTGCCGGTGCTCACCGCCCCCCGGCCCGAACGCCGCACGAGCACCCGTACCGCGGCCGAGGTGAGCATCGGGCAACGCCTCGCCCCCTGGCCGGTCCCCGTCACCCAGCTGTCCATCGCGGCGCTGGCGACCGCGACCTTCGACTTCAACGACGTGCACCTCGACCGCGACGCGGCCCTCGAACGAGGCGCCCGCGACGTCTACATGAACATCCTCGGCTCCAGTGCCCTGGTCAACTGCTACCTCACCGACTGGGCCGGACCGGAGGCTCGCGTCGTCGACTTCCGCACCCGCCTCGCCGCGCAGAACCACCCCGGCGACACCTGCACCCTCGACGGCGTCGTCACCGGCCTGAGGCCGGCGCACGGGGGAACGCAGGTCACCGTCGACGTCCGCGGCACCAACAGCCTCGGCGACCACGTCATCGCCTCCGCCACCATCGCCCTGCCCTGA
- a CDS encoding SDR family NAD(P)-dependent oxidoreductase — MSEATGGTGRFERYGPWALVVGGSEGVGAAFAEQLARAGLGIVLVARKPVALGETAERVRAHGVPCRVLALDLLDADATARIVEAVADLDVGLLVLNAGANTYRSRFVEADLARVQAVIDLNITRPLELCREFGARLAARGRGGILVVGSSAGYLGHADIGVYAAAKAFTRIFTEGLWLELGQVGVDVLHLVLGLTATPAMERAGLDLTGAADPADVAAQGLAALGSGPVHVVRQQAEVAARRSGPDRAALVAGNHGGMRAMLGGPGPDPR; from the coding sequence ATGAGCGAGGCCACCGGCGGGACCGGCCGGTTCGAGCGCTACGGGCCCTGGGCCCTGGTCGTCGGCGGTTCCGAGGGGGTCGGCGCCGCGTTCGCCGAGCAGCTGGCCCGGGCCGGCCTCGGCATCGTGCTCGTCGCCCGCAAGCCGGTGGCCCTCGGGGAGACCGCCGAGCGGGTCCGGGCGCACGGGGTCCCGTGCCGCGTGCTCGCCCTGGACCTGCTCGACGCGGACGCGACCGCCCGGATCGTCGAGGCCGTCGCCGACCTCGACGTCGGCCTGCTCGTCCTCAACGCCGGCGCGAACACCTACCGCAGCCGCTTCGTCGAGGCGGACCTCGCCCGGGTCCAGGCCGTCATCGATCTCAACATCACCCGTCCGCTCGAGCTCTGCCGGGAGTTCGGCGCACGGCTCGCCGCACGCGGCCGCGGCGGCATCCTCGTCGTCGGCTCCTCGGCCGGCTACCTCGGCCACGCCGACATCGGCGTCTACGCCGCCGCCAAGGCCTTCACCCGGATCTTCACCGAGGGCCTGTGGCTCGAGCTGGGGCAGGTCGGTGTCGACGTGCTGCACCTGGTGCTGGGGCTCACGGCCACCCCCGCCATGGAGCGTGCCGGCCTCGACCTGACCGGCGCGGCCGACCCGGCCGACGTCGCCGCCCAGGGGCTGGCGGCCCTGGGCTCCGGCCCGGTGCACGTCGTGCGCCAGCAGGCCGAGGTCGCCGCGCGGCGCTCCGGCCCGGACCGGGCCGCCCTCGTCGCCGGCAACCACGGCGGGATGCGGGCGATGCTCGGCGGGCCGGGCCCCGACCCGCGTTGA
- a CDS encoding SDR family NAD(P)-dependent oxidoreductase has protein sequence MSDPRTPAHEAGDRRPGADAGAPRLGFRTGDIVVVTGAGSGIGAATAAAAAAQGLVVSAWDLDAAALTAVSAAVRAAGGVVDPHVVDVADASAVRAALAGTRSAYGPVRHLVNNAGPSSATELDFDHAVRLCVGSVRSVTQVWLEQAPPGATLVNTASVAGTVVGTASDWYSAAKAAIVGYTRHLAAHRADAVRANAVAPGMVDTPRLQGFAGSPAGQSVLARVPSHRMATPDEIAWPILFLLSPLASYVNGALLVVDGGWTITQ, from the coding sequence ATGAGTGACCCGCGGACTCCGGCACACGAGGCGGGCGACCGGAGGCCCGGGGCCGACGCCGGCGCGCCACGGCTCGGCTTCCGCACGGGCGACATCGTCGTCGTGACCGGGGCCGGCAGCGGGATCGGAGCAGCGACAGCGGCGGCCGCCGCGGCCCAGGGACTCGTGGTGTCCGCGTGGGACCTCGACGCCGCCGCCCTCACGGCGGTGAGCGCCGCCGTCCGCGCGGCGGGCGGGGTGGTCGACCCCCACGTGGTCGACGTCGCCGACGCCTCGGCCGTGCGCGCGGCCCTCGCCGGGACCCGCTCGGCGTACGGGCCGGTGCGCCACCTCGTCAACAACGCCGGCCCGTCCTCGGCGACCGAGCTCGACTTCGACCACGCCGTGCGGCTGTGTGTCGGCAGCGTGCGGTCGGTGACCCAGGTCTGGCTCGAACAGGCCCCGCCCGGGGCGACCCTCGTGAACACCGCCTCGGTCGCCGGCACCGTCGTGGGCACCGCCTCCGACTGGTACAGCGCGGCGAAGGCCGCGATCGTCGGCTACACCCGGCACCTGGCCGCGCACCGGGCCGACGCCGTACGGGCCAACGCGGTCGCCCCCGGCATGGTGGACACTCCGAGGCTGCAGGGCTTCGCCGGGTCCCCGGCAGGGCAGTCCGTGCTGGCCCGGGTGCCGAGCCACCGGATGGCCACGCCGGACGAGATCGCCTGGCCGATCCTCTTCCTGCTCTCGCCGCTGGCCTCGTACGTCAACGGGGCGTTGCTCGTCGTCGACGGCGGGTGGACGATCACGCAGTGA
- a CDS encoding nuclear transport factor 2 family protein, whose amino-acid sequence MSEPSRSLPAGPVELDALLAERAVERALLRYARGIDRMDRDLAASAFHPDARITLGGTVAERDTTLDMVFALVARRTMTMHYLTNTLVELDPADPDRARAETYGIALQRSTSEPPRGNIISGFRYVDLVTRRAGEWRVQERLTVSEWQRVDDLAGQWPIPDASLRGARDASDPISRPWPPDGPAPDSDPGHSDE is encoded by the coding sequence GTGTCTGAACCGTCGCGGTCCCTTCCGGCCGGCCCGGTCGAGCTGGACGCACTGCTCGCCGAGCGGGCCGTCGAGCGTGCCCTGCTGCGCTATGCGCGCGGGATCGACCGGATGGACCGGGACCTGGCCGCGAGCGCCTTCCACCCGGACGCCCGGATCACCCTCGGCGGGACCGTGGCCGAACGGGACACGACGCTGGACATGGTCTTCGCGCTCGTGGCGCGGCGCACCATGACGATGCACTACCTGACGAACACCCTGGTCGAACTCGACCCGGCCGACCCGGACCGCGCCCGGGCCGAGACGTACGGCATCGCGTTGCAGCGCAGCACGTCCGAGCCGCCGCGCGGCAACATCATCAGCGGGTTCCGCTACGTCGACCTCGTCACCCGGCGCGCGGGCGAGTGGCGGGTTCAGGAACGCCTCACCGTCTCCGAGTGGCAACGGGTCGACGACCTCGCCGGCCAGTGGCCGATCCCCGACGCGTCGCTGCGGGGAGCCCGCGACGCCTCCGACCCGATCAGCCGCCCGTGGCCGCCCGACGGCCCGGCCCCGGACAGCGACCCCGGGCACTCCGATGAGTGA
- a CDS encoding SDR family NAD(P)-dependent oxidoreductase, whose translation MTDHSSPTAPAVALPVPADFVHRAGVALVTGGTGGLGRVVARELARRGSAVAITYRSDADAARQVIDELPSVASGTHSAHHLDLTDAEATAALVAELTGSRGPLHTIVHAAGPHVPMRHLSTVRPEQFATQVANDTTAFFTLVSACLPALRQSRGNVVAITTAATTRYPARDGLSAAPKAAVEALVRAFANEEGRFGIRFNCVGPGMLTDGMAERLISSGDLDERALAVARSSTPLRRFGSALDIAEAACFLASDRAGFITGQKLDVDGGFGV comes from the coding sequence GTGACCGACCATTCCTCCCCGACCGCACCCGCGGTGGCGCTGCCCGTGCCCGCCGACTTCGTCCACCGCGCCGGTGTCGCGCTCGTCACCGGCGGCACCGGCGGCCTCGGCCGGGTCGTCGCCCGCGAACTGGCGCGCCGGGGGTCGGCGGTGGCGATCACCTACCGCAGCGACGCCGACGCCGCCCGGCAGGTGATCGACGAGCTGCCGTCCGTCGCGTCCGGCACGCACTCGGCGCACCACCTCGACCTCACCGACGCCGAGGCCACCGCCGCCCTGGTGGCGGAGCTCACCGGAAGCCGCGGGCCGCTGCACACGATCGTGCACGCGGCCGGGCCGCACGTGCCCATGCGGCACCTGTCCACAGTGCGTCCCGAGCAGTTCGCCACGCAGGTCGCAAACGACACGACCGCCTTCTTCACGCTGGTCTCGGCCTGCCTCCCGGCCCTGCGTCAGAGCCGCGGCAACGTCGTGGCGATCACGACCGCGGCGACGACGCGCTATCCCGCCCGGGACGGCCTCTCCGCCGCGCCGAAGGCGGCGGTCGAGGCGCTCGTACGGGCCTTCGCCAACGAGGAGGGCCGCTTCGGCATCCGGTTCAACTGCGTCGGGCCGGGCATGCTCACCGACGGGATGGCCGAGCGGCTGATCTCCTCGGGGGACCTCGACGAACGCGCCCTGGCCGTCGCCCGGTCCTCGACTCCGCTGCGGCGGTTCGGCAGCGCCCTCGACATCGCCGAGGCCGCCTGCTTCCTGGCCAGCGACCGGGCCGGCTTCATCACCGGGCAGAAGCTCGACGTCGACGGAGGCTTCGGTGTCTGA
- a CDS encoding MFS transporter, which yields MFSALQFRDFRFVLLTLVLSQAGYWGCNIAFQSVLIDSDATPATMGALFFCLLVPFTLFSIPAGVLADAVDRRRLQIGVLLATTVLAGVCAATIAAGIVALPVMLALAFLAGTGISFLSPVTQALVANTVPAEALGQAVPIQAAGLNLARSIGPAVAGLILVAWGPLGTFVMYATLTLAAAAAAVAVRTRRVPPAVRAARESLVAQVRAGIRHARERPPAALCLVIVAVNAFFGCAFTTQLPVRAAATTDNPDPVFPMLVALTGLGSLLGILVVARLSERIATVWHAAVTLVLLGLSNALLGAATTVPVLAAAALLCGTFSLAAMVTLQTVVQKVVDDAQRGRVMSLYFLGWGGMPFGALLLGGLSTWFGSTAAFMLYAAACLATAATVLLWLRRGRADPLPAT from the coding sequence ATGTTCTCGGCCCTGCAATTCCGAGACTTCCGCTTCGTACTCCTGACCCTGGTGTTGTCCCAGGCCGGCTACTGGGGCTGCAACATCGCCTTCCAGTCGGTGCTCATCGACAGCGACGCCACCCCGGCGACGATGGGGGCGCTCTTCTTCTGCCTGCTCGTGCCGTTCACGCTCTTCTCCATCCCGGCCGGGGTGCTGGCCGACGCCGTCGACCGGCGGCGGCTGCAGATCGGCGTGCTCCTGGCGACCACCGTCCTGGCCGGAGTCTGTGCGGCGACGATCGCGGCCGGGATCGTCGCCCTGCCCGTGATGCTCGCGCTCGCCTTCCTCGCCGGCACCGGAATCAGCTTCCTGTCCCCCGTGACCCAGGCACTCGTGGCCAACACCGTCCCGGCCGAGGCGCTCGGCCAGGCCGTACCGATCCAGGCTGCCGGGCTCAACCTCGCCCGCTCGATCGGCCCCGCGGTCGCCGGGCTGATCCTCGTGGCCTGGGGACCGCTGGGCACGTTCGTGATGTACGCGACGCTCACCCTCGCCGCGGCCGCCGCCGCGGTCGCGGTCCGCACCCGTCGCGTCCCGCCGGCCGTCCGGGCGGCCCGCGAGAGCCTGGTCGCGCAGGTCCGCGCGGGGATCCGGCACGCCCGCGAGCGTCCCCCGGCCGCGCTCTGCCTCGTCATCGTCGCGGTCAACGCGTTCTTCGGGTGCGCCTTCACGACCCAGCTCCCCGTCCGGGCGGCCGCGACCACGGACAACCCGGACCCGGTCTTCCCCATGCTCGTGGCGCTGACCGGGCTGGGCTCGCTCCTCGGCATCCTCGTCGTGGCCCGCCTCTCCGAGCGCATCGCCACCGTGTGGCATGCCGCTGTCACCCTCGTTCTGCTCGGCCTGAGCAACGCCCTGCTCGGGGCCGCCACGACGGTGCCCGTACTCGCGGCGGCCGCGCTGCTGTGCGGCACGTTCAGCCTCGCCGCCATGGTGACCCTGCAGACGGTGGTCCAGAAGGTCGTCGACGACGCGCAGCGCGGCCGGGTGATGAGCCTCTACTTCCTCGGCTGGGGTGGCATGCCGTTCGGCGCCCTCCTGCTCGGCGGGCTGAGCACGTGGTTCGGCTCCACGGCCGCCTTCATGCTGTACGCCGCCGCGTGCCTGGCCACGGCCGCCACGGTGCTCCTGTGGTTGCGTCGCGGACGCGCCGACCCCCTTCCCGCGACCTGA
- a CDS encoding SDR family oxidoreductase: MSGFCAGRTVIVTGAGQGLGRVHALEFARQGAAVVVNDIDSSREAAQAVVDEIRALGGRAVVSTGDVSDWAYGERLVREAVETFGGLHTLVNNAGINRDRMLVNMSEQEWDLVLRVDLKGHFVPMRHAAAYWRDAAKAGRRIAARVVNTSSGAGLMGSVGQGNYGAAKAGIAALTQIAAAEWARYGIVVNAIAPSARTPMTEAVFAEAMAAPETGFDAMDPANVSPLVVWLGSDAAQAVSGAVFEVAGGEVSLADGWRHGPAVGKGARWEPEELTDVVADLIARSEPPTPVYGA, from the coding sequence GTGAGCGGCTTCTGCGCAGGACGAACGGTGATCGTGACCGGAGCCGGACAGGGGCTGGGCCGGGTCCACGCCCTTGAGTTCGCCCGGCAGGGCGCCGCCGTCGTCGTCAACGACATCGACAGCAGCCGGGAGGCGGCCCAGGCCGTCGTCGACGAGATCCGCGCACTGGGCGGTCGCGCGGTCGTCAGCACCGGCGACGTCAGCGACTGGGCCTACGGCGAGCGCCTCGTGCGCGAGGCGGTCGAGACCTTCGGCGGGCTGCACACCCTCGTCAACAACGCCGGCATCAACCGCGACCGGATGCTGGTCAACATGAGCGAGCAGGAGTGGGACCTCGTCCTGCGGGTCGACCTCAAGGGACACTTCGTCCCGATGCGCCACGCCGCCGCCTACTGGCGGGACGCGGCCAAGGCCGGCCGCCGGATCGCCGCGCGCGTCGTCAACACGTCCTCCGGCGCGGGGCTCATGGGCAGCGTCGGACAGGGCAACTACGGGGCCGCCAAGGCCGGGATCGCCGCCCTGACCCAGATCGCGGCCGCCGAGTGGGCCCGCTACGGCATCGTCGTCAACGCGATCGCCCCCTCTGCCCGTACCCCGATGACCGAGGCCGTCTTCGCCGAGGCGATGGCCGCCCCCGAGACGGGCTTCGACGCGATGGACCCGGCCAACGTCTCCCCCCTCGTGGTCTGGCTCGGCTCCGACGCCGCGCAGGCCGTCAGCGGCGCCGTCTTCGAGGTCGCCGGGGGCGAGGTCTCGCTCGCCGACGGCTGGCGACACGGGCCGGCCGTCGGCAAGGGCGCCCGTTGGGAGCCGGAGGAGCTCACCGACGTGGTCGCCGACCTCATCGCCCGCTCCGAGCCGCCGACCCCCGTCTACGGTGCCTGA
- a CDS encoding acyl-CoA dehydrogenase family protein has protein sequence MSDEQFRAEIRGWLQEALTGPFAEAVGTGGEGREHEAHELRREWERHLGRAGWIGLSWPTEYGGRPATLAQQVIFHEEYARAGAPGRLGHMSEQLLGPTLLAFGTPEQKARFLPRITSGEDIWCQGYSEPGAGSDLAGVRTRAVRRGDHYVITGQKVWTSLAHLADWCFVLCRTDPGSTRHAGLSYLLVPMDQPGVTVRPITQLTGTSEFNEVFFDEAVAAVEHRVGAEGEGWKVAMGTLGFERGVSTLGQQIGFRRRLDAVIARAHSNGAWLEPALRDRLVDAYIGLEVMRHSAVRLLASAGEGLSGLEASISKLQWATWNRSLGELAVDVEGAGALLTGPGYELDDAQTHFLFSRANTIYGGSNEIQRNIIAERLLGLPR, from the coding sequence GTGAGCGACGAGCAGTTCCGGGCCGAGATCCGCGGCTGGCTCCAGGAGGCCCTCACCGGGCCGTTCGCCGAGGCGGTCGGCACCGGCGGTGAGGGACGCGAGCACGAGGCGCACGAGCTGCGCCGCGAGTGGGAGCGCCACCTGGGCCGGGCCGGCTGGATCGGCCTCTCCTGGCCCACCGAGTACGGCGGTCGCCCCGCGACCCTCGCCCAGCAGGTCATCTTTCACGAGGAGTACGCCCGCGCCGGCGCACCCGGCCGGCTCGGGCACATGTCCGAGCAGCTGCTCGGCCCGACCCTGCTCGCATTCGGCACGCCGGAGCAGAAGGCGCGCTTCCTGCCCCGCATCACCAGCGGCGAGGACATCTGGTGCCAGGGCTACTCCGAGCCCGGCGCGGGCTCGGACCTCGCCGGGGTGCGCACCCGCGCCGTGCGCCGGGGCGACCACTACGTCATCACCGGGCAGAAGGTGTGGACCTCGCTGGCGCACCTGGCCGACTGGTGCTTCGTGCTGTGCCGCACCGACCCCGGCTCGACCCGCCACGCGGGGCTTTCGTACCTGCTGGTGCCGATGGACCAGCCCGGCGTGACGGTGCGTCCGATCACCCAGCTGACCGGCACGAGCGAGTTCAACGAGGTCTTCTTCGACGAGGCCGTCGCTGCCGTCGAGCATCGCGTCGGCGCCGAGGGCGAGGGCTGGAAGGTCGCCATGGGCACCCTGGGCTTTGAGCGCGGCGTGTCCACCCTCGGCCAGCAGATCGGCTTCCGCCGGCGCCTCGATGCCGTCATCGCCCGGGCCCACTCCAACGGCGCCTGGCTGGAGCCGGCGCTGCGTGACCGCCTCGTCGACGCCTACATCGGGCTCGAGGTGATGCGGCACTCGGCGGTGCGGCTGCTCGCGTCCGCAGGTGAAGGGCTGTCCGGCCTGGAGGCGTCGATCTCCAAGCTCCAGTGGGCCACGTGGAACCGCTCGCTGGGCGAGCTCGCGGTCGACGTCGAGGGGGCCGGGGCGCTGCTCACCGGGCCCGGGTACGAGCTGGACGACGCCCAGACCCACTTCCTCTTCAGCCGCGCCAACACGATCTACGGCGGCTCCAACGAGATCCAGCGCAACATCATCGCCGAGCGCCTGCTCGGCCTGCCCCGATGA
- a CDS encoding acyl-CoA dehydrogenase family protein, producing MTGSHADPRAVAETSHTEAAEDLAQIRASVAEVLDGQADLRRTHEVMVGEQGYDPLLHELLTAELGLLGLVVPEHLGGLGLDVAAATAVIEELGARLVPGALATSLTAILAARALGPNAEPLLARVVDEQLTLAVALAEDGAGWDLEQTATRATGAGDEWALTGTKTVVAGVEAARVVLVTARNPGGELGVYAVDLAADGVDVRTHMTLDQTRRLSTVHLRGAAASRVDAPGGEGARVLLDHVRAMLALESAAAARACLDLTVDYLKVREQFGRPIGSFQALKHRCADLAVAVAGARATADHLVTTLRTGAATRSHDAALAKLVCADTLMTVAAEAIQLHGGIGFTFEHHAHLFFKRGKSTQLLAGSPTAVRAEVAALAGL from the coding sequence ATGACCGGATCGCACGCCGACCCTCGTGCCGTGGCCGAGACGTCGCACACGGAGGCGGCCGAGGATCTCGCCCAGATCCGTGCCTCCGTGGCCGAGGTGCTCGACGGGCAGGCCGACCTGCGCCGAACCCACGAGGTCATGGTCGGGGAGCAGGGCTACGACCCGCTGCTGCACGAGTTGCTCACGGCCGAGCTGGGCCTGCTCGGCCTCGTCGTACCGGAGCACCTCGGCGGGCTCGGCCTCGACGTGGCCGCCGCGACCGCCGTCATCGAGGAGCTCGGGGCCCGGCTCGTGCCGGGCGCCCTCGCGACGAGCCTCACCGCGATCCTCGCCGCCCGCGCTCTCGGTCCCAACGCCGAGCCCCTGCTGGCACGCGTCGTGGACGAGCAGCTGACCCTGGCCGTTGCGCTCGCGGAGGACGGCGCGGGCTGGGATCTCGAACAGACCGCCACCCGGGCCACCGGCGCCGGGGACGAGTGGGCGCTGACCGGGACGAAGACCGTCGTCGCCGGGGTCGAAGCCGCCCGGGTCGTTCTCGTCACCGCCCGGAACCCGGGTGGTGAGCTCGGCGTCTACGCCGTGGACCTGGCCGCCGACGGGGTGGACGTGCGGACGCACATGACGCTCGACCAGACCCGGCGGCTGAGCACTGTGCACCTGCGCGGGGCCGCCGCCAGCCGGGTCGACGCCCCCGGTGGCGAGGGGGCCCGGGTGCTGCTGGACCACGTGCGCGCCATGCTCGCACTGGAATCGGCGGCCGCCGCCCGCGCCTGCCTCGACCTCACCGTCGACTACCTCAAGGTCCGGGAGCAGTTCGGCCGCCCGATCGGGTCGTTCCAGGCCCTCAAGCACCGCTGCGCCGACCTCGCCGTCGCGGTCGCCGGAGCGCGGGCCACGGCTGACCACCTCGTCACGACGCTACGCACCGGTGCCGCCACCCGCTCGCACGACGCGGCACTGGCCAAGCTCGTGTGCGCCGACACGCTGATGACGGTCGCAGCCGAGGCGATCCAGTTGCACGGCGGTATCGGGTTCACCTTCGAGCACCACGCACACCTGTTCTTCAAGCGCGGCAAGTCGACCCAGCTGCTGGCTGGTTCTCCGACGGCGGTTCGCGCCGAGGTGGCAGCGCTCGCCGGCCTCTGA
- a CDS encoding SDR family oxidoreductase, with the protein MTHSPTTPGGVDLTGQVAIVTGGTRGIGAEITRAFLKAGARVLVCGRSEPEQLPGIDGRAAVFVQSDVRDPEQAKALVAAAVERFGRLDILVNNAGGAPSADTATVSPRFVSAVVTLNLLAPFYVAQQANEVMQRQGSGTIINIGSVAGANPAPDTAAYAAAKAGLTMLTRCLGLDFAPAVRVNQVTVGLVQTELSHLYYGDEAGQDRVARTIPMRRMATPADIAAACLLLVSPLSAYVTGTEIVIDGGGEIPSRHLAAQPPGTGPLG; encoded by the coding sequence ATGACCCACTCCCCCACGACGCCCGGCGGCGTCGACCTGACCGGCCAGGTCGCCATCGTCACCGGCGGCACCCGTGGCATCGGCGCCGAGATCACCCGCGCATTCCTCAAGGCCGGGGCGCGGGTGCTCGTGTGCGGCCGCAGCGAGCCCGAACAACTGCCCGGGATCGACGGACGCGCCGCCGTCTTCGTCCAGTCGGACGTACGCGATCCGGAGCAGGCCAAAGCCCTCGTCGCCGCGGCGGTGGAGCGGTTCGGCCGGCTCGACATCCTGGTCAACAACGCCGGCGGCGCACCGAGCGCCGACACCGCGACGGTGTCCCCCCGCTTCGTCTCGGCGGTCGTCACGCTCAACCTGCTCGCCCCGTTCTACGTCGCCCAGCAGGCCAACGAGGTCATGCAGCGTCAGGGCAGCGGCACTATCATCAACATCGGCTCGGTCGCCGGAGCCAACCCGGCCCCGGACACCGCCGCGTACGCCGCGGCCAAGGCGGGCCTGACGATGCTGACCCGCTGCCTCGGGCTCGACTTCGCCCCCGCCGTACGGGTCAACCAGGTGACGGTGGGGCTCGTACAGACCGAGCTCTCGCACCTCTACTACGGCGACGAGGCGGGGCAGGATCGTGTGGCGCGGACGATCCCCATGCGGCGGATGGCCACCCCGGCCGACATCGCCGCAGCCTGCCTGTTGCTCGTCTCGCCGCTCTCCGCTTACGTCACCGGCACCGAGATCGTCATCGACGGTGGTGGGGAGATCCCGTCGCGGCACCTGGCCGCCCAGCCGCCCGGCACCGGTCCGCTCGGCTGA
- a CDS encoding acetyl-CoA C-acetyltransferase has protein sequence MAEAYIVDAVRTPVTRRGGALADIHSADLGAAALTSLMSSSGVDPDAVEDVVFGCVDTIGPQAGDIARTAWLAAGLPQHVPGVTVDRQCGSSQQAVHFAAQAVMAGVNDVVVAGGVQNMSAIPISAAMLTGQQYGFDDPFSGSVGWRKRYGDEPISQFRSAEMIAEKWGVSRADMERFALRSHERALRAIAEGRFSREIHAVGDVDTDTCPRPDTSLEKMASLDPLTPGGRVTAAVASQICDGAAALLVMSERAVAEHGVTPRARIHHLSVRADDPVLMLTAPIPATAHALERTGLSIDDISLFEINEAFASVVLAWLKETGADPERVNVNGGAIALGHPLGATGARLMTTLLHELERTGGRYGLQAMCEGGGQANVTIIERL, from the coding sequence GTGGCAGAGGCATACATCGTGGACGCCGTCCGCACCCCCGTCACGCGACGCGGTGGCGCGCTCGCCGACATCCACTCCGCCGACCTGGGAGCCGCCGCGCTCACCAGCCTCATGAGTTCCTCGGGGGTCGACCCCGACGCCGTCGAGGACGTCGTGTTCGGCTGCGTCGACACCATCGGCCCACAGGCCGGTGACATCGCCCGCACCGCCTGGCTCGCCGCCGGGCTCCCGCAGCACGTACCCGGCGTCACCGTGGACCGGCAGTGCGGCTCGAGCCAACAGGCGGTGCACTTCGCAGCCCAGGCCGTCATGGCCGGAGTCAACGACGTCGTCGTCGCCGGGGGTGTGCAGAACATGAGCGCCATCCCCATCTCGGCCGCGATGCTCACCGGTCAGCAGTACGGCTTCGACGACCCCTTCTCCGGGTCCGTCGGCTGGCGCAAGCGCTACGGCGACGAGCCGATCTCGCAGTTCCGCTCAGCCGAGATGATCGCCGAGAAGTGGGGCGTCAGCCGAGCGGACATGGAGCGCTTCGCCCTGCGTAGCCACGAGCGGGCCCTGCGGGCCATCGCCGAGGGCCGCTTCAGCCGCGAGATCCACGCCGTCGGCGACGTCGACACCGACACCTGTCCGCGCCCCGACACGAGCCTGGAGAAGATGGCCAGCCTCGACCCGCTGACCCCGGGCGGCCGGGTCACCGCCGCCGTGGCGAGCCAGATCTGCGACGGCGCGGCGGCCCTGCTCGTCATGAGCGAGCGGGCAGTGGCCGAGCACGGGGTGACCCCGCGCGCCCGGATCCACCACCTGTCGGTGCGCGCCGACGACCCGGTGCTGATGCTCACCGCCCCGATCCCCGCCACCGCCCACGCGCTCGAGCGCACCGGGCTGTCGATCGACGACATCAGCCTGTTCGAGATCAACGAGGCGTTCGCCTCGGTCGTGCTCGCCTGGCTCAAGGAGACGGGGGCCGACCCGGAGCGGGTCAACGTCAACGGCGGCGCGATCGCCCTGGGCCACCCGCTCGGCGCCACCGGCGCCCGGCTGATGACCACCCTGTTGCACGAGCTCGAACGCACCGGCGGCCGCTATGGCCTGCAGGCGATGTGTGAGGGCGGCGGCCAGGCCAACGTCACGATCATCGAGAGGCTCTGA